ATAATCCCCGTAAAACTAAAGGATGAGCATTATTTTAATTATCAATTGGACCCCTTAAAGCAGATACCTGTTGAAGAACTCCGGAAGGAGGTTATGAGAAACGCCGAAGAATTGCGGGATCAACTCCAGGAACCCACAGTTCAATAAATATATTTTATCATTTCTTCTAACGGTTTGCGGTACGTTGGTTCCGGGGTGTTTAATGGATATCCAAGAGGAGTTATTGCTATCGGCTCGACTCCTGCCGGGAGATTGAGAATGGATTTTAAGAGGGGCGCTTTAAAAGCGGCAATCCAGCATGTGCCTAATCCCTCAGCCGTTGCAGCAAGAATGAGATGGTCCATCACGATTGTTGCATCAATATCTGCATAGTTTTTTCCATCGCTTCGTTTCCATGCCCTTTCCGGAATACTGCAGACACAGATAATCACGGGAGCTGTATAAAACCATTCCTCCTGGTATGCCATTTTTAACTGTTGTTTTATCTTCTCATCCTTAATAACTACACAAAAAACAGGCTGCCTGTTGGCAGCGCTTGGGGCAAACCGCACAGTCTCCAATATCCGATGTACCTTCTCCTCTTCAATAGGCTCCGGCTTATAGGAACGTATACTCCGCCTTTTCTTCATAATCTCATAAATATCCATAGTATTTTCCCTTAAAATTCTATAACCTTCCAACGATTCATCTTTGCATAGAGTCGAAGCATAGGGCTTGCGTTTACGGCTATTGGGTACCCTACCATACGCATAAACTTTACATCTACATATTGATTGGCATAAGCATACGATGATGAAAGGTCGATATTATATTCCGTAGCAAGGCGATTCACAACCTTTACTTTTCCACTGCTATATGAATGTATCCCATCTATTTCTCCGGTAATTATACCCTCATCGTTAATTGCGAGACTGGTTCCAATGCCTACATCGGCATTACAATATTTCCTGAAACATTCTACGAAAGGACTTAATGTTCCTGATAATAATATAATGATAT
The genomic region above belongs to Candidatus Jettenia caeni and contains:
- a CDS encoding putative nitroreductase, giving the protein MDIYEIMKKRRSIRSYKPEPIEEEKVHRILETVRFAPSAANRQPVFCVVIKDEKIKQQLKMAYQEEWFYTAPVIICVCSIPERAWKRSDGKNYADIDATIVMDHLILAATAEGLGTCWIAAFKAPLLKSILNLPAGVEPIAITPLGYPLNTPEPTYRKPLEEMIKYIY